The segment GCAATTCAATCGTTTGACGACGTAGCACCGCTTTGATGCGCGCAAGAAGTTCGCGTGGGTTAAACGGTTTTGGTAGGTAATCATCCGCACCGACTTCTAAACCAACGATACGGTCAATTTCGTCACCTTTGGCGGTGAGCATCAAAATTGGCAGCTCGTTATTGGCATTACGTAAGCGGCGACAGATCGACAGACCATCTTCGCCCGGTAGCATCAGGTCGAGTACCATTAAATGGAAGTTTTCGCGCGTCAGTAAGCGGTCCATCTGTTCGCCATTGGCGACACTGCGCACTTGGAAGCCTTGCTCCGATAGGTATCGCTCCAACAGCGCACGTAATCGAGCATCGTCATCTACTACGAGGATTTTATGATTTTCTTGCATTGAAACACCTTATTCAAAAGCAAAGCATAGTGCTAAAAATGTATCACTGTTTGTAAAAGCGTGCTTGCTCAAATTGTTACTCTTTTTATCCTAAGCAATATTTTGCGGTCTAGGATGGTCTTTGCGCCGCAATTTATTCTTTCGGCTAGTGAGGGATTTAGCAGTAATTGTTGCTGTGAGCGCTGACATAATCGGCAAAGTGTAAGTTTTGCATCAACTCTTATTATGCACACTTTTACCGTCGGCTTTTTTATGTCAATGTGTCGCCATTGCGAATTGGGTAACTACAATTACACCTGTTATGAAAACTAACCTAATTACACGTGAAGGCTACGATCGCCTGAAACAAGAACTCGATTTTCTGTGGCGAGAAGAGCGCCCTGAAGTGACAAAAAAGGTCACTTGGGCTGCCAGTCTTGGCGACCGCAGTGAAAATGCGGATTACCAATACAATAAGAAACGTCTGCGCGAAATTGACCGTCGCGTACGTTATCTGCGTAAACGCCTTGAACAAGTCAAAGTGGTTGATTACGCCCCGCAACAAGAAGGCAAGGTTTTCTTTGGTGCTTGGGTCGAAATTGAAAACGAACAAGGTGATATCAAGTCGTTTCGTATCGTTGGTCCAGATGAAATCTATGGGGATGCTAAGAATTACATCTCGATTGATTCGCCAATGGCGCGTGCGCTACTGAAAAAAGAAGTCGATGATGAGTTTTGTGTAAGAACTCCCGATGGCGATAAAGAATGGTTTATTAACCAGATTCGCTATCAAGATACGCTTTAACCCCTTTTATTAGGGTGAGAGTAAAGAATTGCCTCACCCTCACATAGATACCAAATAAAGAGATTGCACGGATGAGCCAAGCTATCTGCAAACTAATCGCTCAGGAACTTAATGTACGTCCTGAGCAAGTGATTGCTGCTGTTAACCTTATTGATGACGGTAACACAGTGCCATTTATCGCTCGTTACCGTAAAGAGGTAACGGGCGGTCTAGACGACACCCAATTACGTAACCTAGACAGCCGTTTGGCTTACTTGCGTGAGTTGGATGACCGTCGTCAAACCATTCTGAAATCGATTCAAGAGCAAGGCAAGCTAACGGCTGAGCTTGAGCAAGAGATCAATCAAGCTGACAGCAAAACGCGTTTGGAAGACCTTTACTTACCTTACAAGCCAAAGCGTCGCACCAAAGGACAAATTGCGATTGAAGCTGGGCTTGAGCCTTTAGCTGATACGCTATGGAATCAGCCACAAACAGAGCCTGAGAGCGAAGCGGCGAAATACCACAATGCAGAGCATGGCATCACGGATAACAAAGCCGCTTTAGATGGTGCGCGCGCGATCATCATGGAACGTATTGCTGAAGATGCTAACTTGCTTGAGAAGATCCGTAATCACCTTAATCGCAATGCTGAGCTAGTGGCTCGAGTGGTGACAGGACAAGAGCAAGCGGGTGAGAAGTTTAAAGACTACTTTGAACACAACGAAGCACTCAATAAAGTGCCATCACACCGCGCGCTGGCGATGCTGCGTGGTCGCAACGAGGGCTTCTTAACCCTAGCGATGAATGCCGATCCTGAGCAAGAAGAGGGCGTACGCCAATCTTACTGCGAAACTCTGATCGCCGATCATTACGGTATTTCATTGAGCCAAGCGCCAGCCGATGTGTGGCGTAAACAGGTGATCAGCTGGGCATGGCGCATCAAAGTATCGATGCACATGGAAACTGAGCTGATGGGGGCGATGAAAGAGCGCGCGGAGATCGAAGCGATTGAAGTGTTCGCGACTAACCTTAAAGATCTGTTGATGGCAGCGCCAGCCGGTCCGCGTGCAACGCTGGGTCTCGATCCGGGTCTACGTACCGGTTCGAAAATTGCGATTGTTGATTCGACAGGCAAGGTGTTGGCAACAGAGACCATCTACCCGCACCCACCACAAAATCAATATGATAAATCGGCGCAAATCGTTGAGCAGTTAGTGCGTAAGTACAACGTTGACCTGATTGCGATTGGTAACGGCACGGCGTCGCGTGAAACAGACAGTTTCGTTGCTGACGTGATTAAACGCGGCAACCTGAAAGCGCAAAAAATTATGGTCAGCGAAGCGGGCGCTTCGGTTTATTCCGCATCTGAGTTGGCAGCGAAAGAGTTCCCGAATCTCGATGTATCCATTCGTGGTGCCGTTTCAATCGCGCGTCGCTTGCAAGATCCGTTGGCAGAGTTGGTAAAAATCGATCCGAAATCTATCGGTGTGGGTCAATATCAGCATGATGTGAGCCAATCTATGCTGGCAAAACGCCTTGATGCGGTCGTGGAAGACTGTGTAAACGCGGTCGGCGTGGATGTGAATACCGCTTCGGCAGCACTACTTAACCGTGTTGCAGGCTTGTCGACGACATTGGCACAAAACATTGTCGATTACCGTGATGAAAATGGTCGCTTTGAAAGCCGTACTACATTGAAGAAAGTGGCGCGTCTTGGACCTAAAGCGTTCGAGCAGTGTGCGGGCTTCCTACGCATTATGGATGGTAAAAACCCGTTAGATGCATCATCGGTGCACCCAGAAGCTTACCCAGTGGTGAAAGCCATTGCGGAGAAAAACGGCAAGCAGGTAAAAGCGCTGATTGGTGACTCAAGCTTCCTGAAAGGGTTGCATGCGGTGGATTACACCGATGAAAACTTCGGTCTACCAACAGTAACAGACATCATCAAAGAGCTGGACAAACCGGGTCGCGACCCGCGCCCAGAGTTTAAGACCGCGACGTTTGCGGATGGCGTAAATTCAGTGTCAGACCTTGAAGTCGGTATGGTGTTGGAAGGTGTGGTATCTAACGTGGCGAACTTCGGTGCGTTTGTTGATATCGGTGTGCATCAAGATGGTTTGGTGCATATTTCTGCTCTGACCGATCGCTTTGTTTCTGATCCGCGTGAAGTGGTAAAAGCCGGCGATATCGTGAAAGTGAAAGTGATGGAAGTGGATGTGCAGCGTAAGCGTATTGCACTTTCGATGCGCCTAAACGATGAACCGGGTCAAGATAACCGCACCCAGCGTAGTGCCGCTCCTCGTGGTGGTAACAACCAGCGCTCACAAGGTCAGCGTCGCCGTGAAGAGCCTGCGAGCAATGGTGCAATGGGCGGCGCGTTTGCCGCTGCTTTTGCTAAAGCGAAACGCTAATTGTCGAGATAAATAAAAAGCCCCGCTCAATGAGTGGGGCTTTGTTTTATCTAGGTATTCACTCTATTTCTGGTTAAGAGTAAGAGCGACTACAACACCGCAATGACCTCTGAAGGCGTATGTGGCGCAACAGCATGACCGTAACGAAATTTAATTACGACCCGACGTTTCGCCATTCGACCTTCGGTTATCGCTGCATCGATAACGCGCTTGGGTAAACGAAACCGCATTGCGTAGCCTTTACCTTGCTGATTGCTGTAACTCGACAGCGCGAGTAACTCAAACAAACGATCCAATGGGTTCTGTGGCGGGTCATGTTGAGAAGCATCAGTTACCTGCTCGTCATCGGCGCCATAGTTTGGATGTTCGGCGGGGTCCCACGCTGACTCACGTCGGCGTTTATCTTCCCCGCTAATTTTGCGTTCAGCATTACTTTTGGCTAGTGCAACCGTAGGGACAATAGGCTGCCGAATACGATTGTCTCGCGCCGTTTGTTCCGTATGCACATTCACCGATGGGGCGATAAGTGGCACGCTCACGTTAGTGGGTGACACGATCATAACCGAGACCTCCTCAGTTTCGCCCGCTGACATTGGCTAATGTCAGCTGACAATATTATCGGCGGCAATGGTCAAAAATTTAGCGGTTTCTACAAAAACTTGGCACTTGAATGTGTAAATAGATGTATATCATCCATTTAGCTGGGAAAATTCGGTCACTTGTTGGCAGAACAGTTCAAACTCAGTCATAAACGGTGCGTGAGAAGATTGGCTAAACACATAGCTTTGGCTATTGGGCATCAGTTGTGACACATCTTCGGCTACTTGCACTGGTACTAAGCCATCTAAGCGACCATAAAGGCGCAGTGTTGGTACCGTGACTTGATCAAGCAGGTGGCGATAATCCACATCACCGAGTAGGTTTAAACCTGCCAGTAGCGCCTGTTGATTCGGCACTGGACGCGAGAGCACCGCTTGTTTGAGTGCTTTGAGGTCTTGTCTTGCTGATGGGCTGCCCATCGCTTGCAGGGCGATAAAGCGTTCAATCGTGAGCTGAAAGTCATCCAACAATTGTGCGGTGAAGGCTTTGAGGACTTTGGCTTGAATGCCACGCCAAGGTTTTTGCTCAGAAAAACAGGGAGAGCTGGCAACCGTGATCAGAGCGTGAATCCGCTCAGGGTGGTGCAGGGCAATATGCGAGGCAACTAAACCGCCTAATGACCAACCCAGCCAAATTGCCTTTTTGGGTGCCTCTTGCAGGACTTGTTCGGTGAGATCCGCCAGTGTATTGAAACTGGCTTGGTGACTATGACCAAAGCCCGGTAGGTCAACGACGTGGACGCGAAAGGATTGGCTTAATACCTCTGCGGTCTGCTGCCACACCGCACCATTCATGCCCCACCCATGTAAAAGCACCAGATCTTTACCTTCGCCAATGCTTTGCCAATGTAACTTTGCTGCTGTTGTCTCAACTTCTACCACTTAAATCATCCTTTCAAGCTGACTGCTGTTGCACTATGAAATAAATCCTTAGCCTTGAGTGGACTATGTTAACGCAATGGTGGCAGAAAAACAGGCAGCGATTGGTTGCACATTATTGCCAGCATTGTGGCTTGGCGCTTGAGGCAAGAGAGGGCTCATCGAGCTTGATTTGGTTGCTGTGTCGACGTTGCCAAGAGGCACTGCAGGTACCGCGCTGTCGTTGTTGTGGTATCGCTTGCTTACAAGAGGTCGACTATTGTGGGCAGTGCTTAACATCCCCTCCGCTATGGCGACACTTATATTGCGTTGGTGATTACACCCCGCCACTTTCGCACTACGTGCAGCGACTTAAGTTTAACCAGCAATTGCATCAAGCCGATGTTTTAGCGCAGATGCTGGCGCAGCAAATTACCTCTGACGTTGAGGCGATCACTTTTGTTCCGCTACATTGGCGGCGTCAGTTTGGGCGTGGGTTTAATCAGAGTGAATTGATTGCGAGAGCTTTAGCAAAACGGCTCGGTTTGCCTTGTATTGGGCTATTTAAACGTACTCGCGCCACCAAAGCACAGTTGGGTATGAGCCGTAAGCAGAGGCAACAAAATCTTACAAATGCGTTTGAGTTGTCTGAAATCAACCGCTATTCCTCGCTGGCGATTGTTGATGATGTGGTGACGACTGGCAGCACCGTTCAGCAATTATGCAAATTACTGCTTGATGCCGGAGCCAAAAGCGTTGATATTTATTGCATCTGCCGTACTCCTGAACCGCATAGTGAGCGATAAGTTTACGATTTGTCCTTAAAGGACTAGATCTGAAAATTTTCAGGAGTAAAATGGTCAACAAATATCCTACAAATTTACTCAGGTATTCGTCGTGTCAAATCCAATTACTATTAGCCAAAGCGCTCAAGAACACTTTGCTAAACTGCTAGCTCAGCAGCCAGAAGGTACTAACATTCGCGTGTTCGTGGTAAACCCAGGTACGCAAAACGCTGAATGTGGTGTTTCTTACTGCCCACCAGAAGCGGTGGAAGCTACAGATACAGAGTTAAAGTTTGAGGTTCTTTCAGCTTATGTTGATGAACTTAGCCTGCCTTTCCTAGAAGATGCAGAAATTGACTACGTGACTGACAAGATGGGTTCTCAGTTAACGCTTAAAGCACCGAACGCGAAAATGCGTAAAGTCGCTGATGATGCGCCGCTTGTTGAGCGTGTAGAGTATGTGATTCAAACCCAAGTGAACCCGCAATTGGCTGGTCACGGTGGTCACGTTAGCCTAGTGGAAATCACTGATGAAGGTGTTGCTATCGTTGCATTTGGTGGCGGTTGTAATGGCTGTTCAATGGTTGATGTCACGCTAAAAGAAGGCATTGAGAAAGAGCTACTACAACAGTTTGAAGGTGAACTAACCGCAGTACGTGATGCTACTGAGCATGACCGTGGTGAGCACTCTTACTACTAATCACTGTTGAATATGATGACAAAAGGCGCTTACGAGCGCCTTTTTTGCAACTGACTTCCCCACACAATAGAGAGCATTGCGCTTTCAAACCGGATTGGGAACAGATCTTAGGTTGCGCAATTAAGTACTTGAGAAACTGGTTTAAATTATTGTCTTCTCATATATTAAGAATCTATATTCAGGTTAGTTAGCGCGAGCAAAGGAGATATCTTGTGAGTAGAAAGACGCTACCAGAGATCCTGGACAAGCAAACCGTGGCGCAATCACGTTTGTTTGCCATTGAAGCGTTGGACTTACGCTTTAGTAACGGTGAAGAGCGTACTTATGAGCGCATGCGCCCAAGTGGTCGTAATGCGGTGATGATTGTGCCTGTGACCGCGCAAGGTGATTTACTTTTGGTGCGTGAGTACGCCGCGGGTACTGAGCGCTACGAGTTGGGCTTTCCTAAAGGGTTAATCGACCCAGGCGAGAGTGCGATTGAGGCTGCCAACCGCGAACTCAAAGAAGAGATTGGCTTTGGTGCCAATCAGATCGTGCCATTAAAAGAAGTGGTGTTAGCGCCGTCTTATTTTTCTAGCAAGATGACGTTATTCGTCGCGCAAGATCTTTACCCTGAAAAACTAGAAGGTGATGAGCCTGAGCCACTAGAGTTGGTGCGCTGGCCATTAGCTCAAGCAGAAGAATTATTAACGCACCTCGATTTTAGCGAGGCGCGCAGTATTACCGCACTGATGCTCGCTTTGAGATACCTAAAACCATAATAGAGTACGTGCCAAGGATTTATTTATGCCAATAACCCAAGACTTATCGCATCACTTACCAGCCGTGATTGATGTGGCGCGCGCTGCAGGTCAGCTGATTTTAGACATCTACCAAAAAAAGCAGTACGAAGAATTTATCAAAGCCGATGAGACGCCTGTGACTAGCGCCGATCTCGCTGCGCACAAGTTTATTGTCGAAAAACTGTCTGAACTAACCCCTGATATCCCGGTACTTTCTGAAGAAGCGGCGGACATCAGCTTAGAGCAACGCTCGCAGTGGGATCGCTACTGGCTAGTTGACCCATTAGATGGCACACAAGAGTTCATTGCTCGTAGCGGCGACTTTGCCACTATTATTGCCCTGATCGAGAACCACAAGCCGGTGATGGGCGTGGTGTATGGTCCTGTGTCTGGTGTGACTTATTATGCCTACCAAGGCAAGGGCGCATGGAAGATCCCTGACATGAATGAGAGTGTGCGTATTACCACCCATCAACATCAAGGTCCTCAGCACCCAATCGCGATTGCGATTAGTCGCCGCCAAGATATCAACCGCATTACTAGCCGTATGAGCACTGCATGGAATTATGATTTAGTACCATTAGGCTCTGCTGCACTCAAAGCGTGTTTGGTTGCCGAAGGTGCGGTGGATTGTTATCTGCGCCTTGGTCCAACCGGTGAGTGGGATACCGCCGCAACGCAATGTATCGTCGAAGAGGCTGGTGGACGCATTCTTAGCACCCAACTTGAACCGCTTTCTTACAATGAACGTGACACGTTAGAGAACCCGAACTTTATCGTCCTCGGTGATGAGAACTTGCCTTGGAATGAGATCTTGTTGGTTAAAGATTAGAAGAGCGGAACGCCCAGCGTTGCTGGGCTACGGATTTTGGAACGCTGCGCTTACGGAACACTTCGTTTCGGGAACGGTAATTGGAACGCTTTGCTACGGAACATTCCATTCCGGGAACGTGCCGTAAACAGCACTTACGGAGAGTAGTACGTTACGTTTTCGCACTCATGATATCGATTTTTGTCATCCTCGAGATGTGTAGCCGAGTCGGGTACCTCTAGCGAAGAGCTCGCTTTCAGAATAACCAGATTCCCTATCACGCGCTGCCGCGCGGTATGGAATGACAATCTTTTGTTTGAGTATCCAGTCTTGTAAGTTCGCTATTCAGCATAAGAGTTCTTAATTTTGTCATCCTCGAGAGGCGTAGCCGAGTCGGGGATCTCTAGCGAAATGCTCGCTTTCAGAAAAACCAGATTCCCTATCACGCGCTGCCGCGCGGTCTGGAATGACAATCTTTTGCTTCAGTATCCAGTCTTATGAGTTCACTATCCACTGCCCAGCTCAAGATACGTACCTCCCGAAGAGAGGCGTAAGCCGAA is part of the Vibrio ponticus genome and harbors:
- the nudE gene encoding ADP compounds hydrolase NudE, which codes for MSRKTLPEILDKQTVAQSRLFAIEALDLRFSNGEERTYERMRPSGRNAVMIVPVTAQGDLLLVREYAAGTERYELGFPKGLIDPGESAIEAANRELKEEIGFGANQIVPLKEVVLAPSYFSSKMTLFVAQDLYPEKLEGDEPEPLELVRWPLAQAEELLTHLDFSEARSITALMLALRYLKP
- the cysQ gene encoding 3'(2'),5'-bisphosphate nucleotidase CysQ: MPITQDLSHHLPAVIDVARAAGQLILDIYQKKQYEEFIKADETPVTSADLAAHKFIVEKLSELTPDIPVLSEEAADISLEQRSQWDRYWLVDPLDGTQEFIARSGDFATIIALIENHKPVMGVVYGPVSGVTYYAYQGKGAWKIPDMNESVRITTHQHQGPQHPIAIAISRRQDINRITSRMSTAWNYDLVPLGSAALKACLVAEGAVDCYLRLGPTGEWDTAATQCIVEEAGGRILSTQLEPLSYNERDTLENPNFIVLGDENLPWNEILLVKD
- a CDS encoding ATP-dependent Lon protease, yielding MIVSPTNVSVPLIAPSVNVHTEQTARDNRIRQPIVPTVALAKSNAERKISGEDKRRRESAWDPAEHPNYGADDEQVTDASQHDPPQNPLDRLFELLALSSYSNQQGKGYAMRFRLPKRVIDAAITEGRMAKRRVVIKFRYGHAVAPHTPSEVIAVL
- a CDS encoding ComF family protein, coding for MLTQWWQKNRQRLVAHYCQHCGLALEAREGSSSLIWLLCRRCQEALQVPRCRCCGIACLQEVDYCGQCLTSPPLWRHLYCVGDYTPPLSHYVQRLKFNQQLHQADVLAQMLAQQITSDVEAITFVPLHWRRQFGRGFNQSELIARALAKRLGLPCIGLFKRTRATKAQLGMSRKQRQQNLTNAFELSEINRYSSLAIVDDVVTTGSTVQQLCKLLLDAGAKSVDIYCICRTPEPHSER
- the ompR gene encoding osmolarity response regulator transcription factor OmpR; translated protein: MQENHKILVVDDDARLRALLERYLSEQGFQVRSVANGEQMDRLLTRENFHLMVLDLMLPGEDGLSICRRLRNANNELPILMLTAKGDEIDRIVGLEVGADDYLPKPFNPRELLARIKAVLRRQTIELPGAPSAEESVVEFGDFRLNLGTREMYRGDEAMPLTSGEFAVLKALVTNAREPLSRDKLMNMARGREYSAMERSIDVQISRLRRMLEVDPSKPRYIQTVWGLGYVFVPDGKEA
- the nfuA gene encoding Fe-S biogenesis protein NfuA, with product MSNPITISQSAQEHFAKLLAQQPEGTNIRVFVVNPGTQNAECGVSYCPPEAVEATDTELKFEVLSAYVDELSLPFLEDAEIDYVTDKMGSQLTLKAPNAKMRKVADDAPLVERVEYVIQTQVNPQLAGHGGHVSLVEITDEGVAIVAFGGGCNGCSMVDVTLKEGIEKELLQQFEGELTAVRDATEHDRGEHSYY
- the greB gene encoding transcription elongation factor GreB is translated as MKTNLITREGYDRLKQELDFLWREERPEVTKKVTWAASLGDRSENADYQYNKKRLREIDRRVRYLRKRLEQVKVVDYAPQQEGKVFFGAWVEIENEQGDIKSFRIVGPDEIYGDAKNYISIDSPMARALLKKEVDDEFCVRTPDGDKEWFINQIRYQDTL
- a CDS encoding Tex family protein; translation: MSQAICKLIAQELNVRPEQVIAAVNLIDDGNTVPFIARYRKEVTGGLDDTQLRNLDSRLAYLRELDDRRQTILKSIQEQGKLTAELEQEINQADSKTRLEDLYLPYKPKRRTKGQIAIEAGLEPLADTLWNQPQTEPESEAAKYHNAEHGITDNKAALDGARAIIMERIAEDANLLEKIRNHLNRNAELVARVVTGQEQAGEKFKDYFEHNEALNKVPSHRALAMLRGRNEGFLTLAMNADPEQEEGVRQSYCETLIADHYGISLSQAPADVWRKQVISWAWRIKVSMHMETELMGAMKERAEIEAIEVFATNLKDLLMAAPAGPRATLGLDPGLRTGSKIAIVDSTGKVLATETIYPHPPQNQYDKSAQIVEQLVRKYNVDLIAIGNGTASRETDSFVADVIKRGNLKAQKIMVSEAGASVYSASELAAKEFPNLDVSIRGAVSIARRLQDPLAELVKIDPKSIGVGQYQHDVSQSMLAKRLDAVVEDCVNAVGVDVNTASAALLNRVAGLSTTLAQNIVDYRDENGRFESRTTLKKVARLGPKAFEQCAGFLRIMDGKNPLDASSVHPEAYPVVKAIAEKNGKQVKALIGDSSFLKGLHAVDYTDENFGLPTVTDIIKELDKPGRDPRPEFKTATFADGVNSVSDLEVGMVLEGVVSNVANFGAFVDIGVHQDGLVHISALTDRFVSDPREVVKAGDIVKVKVMEVDVQRKRIALSMRLNDEPGQDNRTQRSAAPRGGNNQRSQGQRRREEPASNGAMGGAFAAAFAKAKR
- the bioH gene encoding pimeloyl-ACP methyl ester esterase BioH — translated: MVEVETTAAKLHWQSIGEGKDLVLLHGWGMNGAVWQQTAEVLSQSFRVHVVDLPGFGHSHQASFNTLADLTEQVLQEAPKKAIWLGWSLGGLVASHIALHHPERIHALITVASSPCFSEQKPWRGIQAKVLKAFTAQLLDDFQLTIERFIALQAMGSPSARQDLKALKQAVLSRPVPNQQALLAGLNLLGDVDYRHLLDQVTVPTLRLYGRLDGLVPVQVAEDVSQLMPNSQSYVFSQSSHAPFMTEFELFCQQVTEFSQLNG